Part of the Candidatus Obscuribacterales bacterium genome, AGCAGGCCCGGCAGAAGATCCCAAACGGAGCGCAGGGCTGCTTGATGGAGGGCACCTTTGCCGGTGGCTTTGAGGTAGGGATAGTAGGCGATCGCCACCTGTTGCCCCCAGCGCCCCCACCCCGCCGCCGCCGTCAGGGCCAAGAGCTGCCCCTGGGGTAGACTGGCCAGGGCCGTGGTCTTGAGCAGCAAGATGGCGATCGCCACCATCACCGCAAAGGCTCCCGAAGCACTATCGGCCATCACGGACAAACGGCGATCGGGAGCAACGGCTAAGCCATCAGCAGTGTCCATAGCTCCATCCAGATGTAGCCCGCCGGTAATCCACAGCCAGACACAGACCACCAGACTACTGCGGAGCAAATCCGGCAGCCAGACTGCCAGCAGGCTATCCCCTAGACCTAGCCCCACCCCCAGCAGAACACCCACCACCGGGGCCCAACAGGACACCCGGTCAAACGCCAGGGTTGTGCCCGGGGTGAGAGGTAGCTGGGTATAAAACAGCAGAGCGGCCAGCAGTTGCCGGGGAAACGAGGCGATCGCCGCTGCGATCGCCTTCCATGCCCCCCCGTTGAGAGGATCAAACGCCATATATCGTGTTTTTCGCGGATCGGGATGAGGGCTAGCCGTAATACAGAGTAGACAACCATCATACCCAGTTCTTCTAATCATGACGGTCTGTCGCCGTTTTAGGGCACAGAGGTTGGGGTTGTCTCGACGGTTGACGTCAGCTGAACGGTTGACTTCAGCCAAACAGCGGAGGGCTAATCGTTCCGATGGACTTAATAATGGAAAGGATAGACGTAATCATGGCCTATCAGGCTTACCATTCCATCTAGGTACAGGGATGGGTAATAGCACCTAAATTTTGACTGAAACCCGTTGCCCAGAAAAGAATTCAGTGGCTTTTGACCATGCCAGAGCGTGAATGGTGAGATAAGATCGAGGCATCCAACGTCCAAGCGATCGCATCCATGAATGCGGAGCTGTCCCTGCCCAAGCCTGTCCACACCTTAAAAGGTGTGACGCGATCGCATCCTGGGAGTTCCAACACTAGTCGTCCGTTCATAACGATTGATAGTCTACCTATTGTGATGGCAGTTCTGAGCAATGCCTAGGCACAACCTCAGAAACCACAACGGGGCGATTTACCATTCCAAGGTTCTCCTGTCATAGCCCCTAGTTTCCTGGACTTTGTCATCAGTACCCCCTGATTTCGCCCTGCTGCTCCTGCCCTGCTACGCCTCATTTACATCAAGGCTTCCTCCTATGACGCACGATTCCCATTCCTCCAGCCATACCAAGTTGCCAGCCCCTTGTATTGTTGACACGGGCATCATTGTGAACAAGCGAGACATGCTTCGCCTCCTTGCCGATCTCGGTCGGGTTCACTATGTCTATCAACAGGGTGGCGACGTCATTAGCGAAGGAGAAGGGTATGTGGTCGATGTGTTCTCAGACATGGGGCAATCGACATTAGTGGCTAACCACACTCTATACTTGAACGTTCAAAGTTTTGACTATCTTGAGCTGCAGCGATCGCCTCAAAACAGCGCTGTGTTCAACCTGATTCAAGATGACTGGCATTTGCGCCTCTTGCCGTTGTCGAATCCACTTCAAGAGCAAACCACCCGCAACCTCAATGCCGCCGCGTTAGAGGCCGTAGTGGCTGAAGTTCTCTCCGCAGGGTGGGACATGCGCATGGACGATGAGGACAACTTTTCCCTTTAAACCTTCTCTCTCTAGCAAGCATTGCCCATCACTGCCGAGCTTGAGATATCTAAATCTCGCTGGACGCCAGCACCTAGGGGAGCGATCGCTCCTGCGAATTGCCAGGACATCGTGAACCAGGCATACTGATAACACTATTAAGCGCGGCAAGGATTGCAGAGCCACCGTGGGATTTTCGTTTGAATGTCAAGGACAATGCAGCACCACCCATGCTCGGGCAGGCGTGTTTCATACGCCCCATGGTGCCGTTGAAACCCCACGGTTTATGCCTGTGGGCACATTAGCCAATGTCAAAACCGTGACGCCAGCCCAGCTCAAGGCGACCGGAGCCCAGATGGTGCTGGCCAATACCTACCATCTGCATCTCCAGCCCGGCGAGGAGATTGTGGAAGAAGCCGGCGGGCTGCACCAGTTTATGCAGTGGCATGGGCCCATGCTGACCGACTCGGGTGGCTTTCAGGTTTTCAGCCTCAGCGACATGCGGGTGATTGAGGAAGAAGGGGTGACCTTCCGATCGCCTCGGGATGGACGAATGATTCACCTCACCCCGGAGCGCTCGATCCAGATCCAGAATGCGTTGGGGGCAGATGTGATCATGGCCTTTGATGAATGCCCGCCCTACCCTGCCACCTACGAAGCCGTGGCCGCCGCCACCGAGCGCACCTACCGCTGGCTGAAGCGCTGCATCACCGCTCACCAACGCCCCGACCAAGCGTTGTTCGGCATTGTCCAAGGCGGCGTTCACCTTGATTTACGCCAGCAGGCCGCGCGCAATTTAGTGGAGCTCGATCTGCCCGGCTATGCTATCGGCGGCGTCAGCGTAGGCGAACCAGCAGAATTTATCGAGCCGATTGTCAAGGCAACCGCGCCTCTGCTGCCCTTGAACAAGCCACGCTACCTGATGGGTGTGGGCAGCTACCGAGAAATGGCCCAGGCGATCGCTGCTGGCGTAGACTTGTTTGACTGCGTGATTCCCACCCGATTAGGTCGCCATGGTAATGCCTTAGTCAAGGGCGATCGCTGGAATTTGAAAAACGCTAGATTTCGCCGCGACTATGAACCCGTTGATGCTGAATGCCCCTGCTATACCTGCCAGACGTTCACCCGCGCCTACATCTGCCATCTGCTGCGATCGCAGGAAGCCCTAGCCTATACGCTCATCTCTATCCACAACATCACAGAGCTGATACGCTTTACCCAGCGCATCCGCGAGTCTATCCTCAGCGATCGCTTCACCACAGACTTTGCCCATTGGCTACAGCCCAAGGGCGATCGCTGACCATCCACGAAAGCGGTCTAGGTGTTGAAGCGCCATAGCTCTAGGCCCCGAGTGCCATCATTAGCCACGAAGTAGAGGACATCATCAATCCCAATCAAGCTGCTAGGATTTGAACCCTGATCGCCGCCAATGTCGTCTACTTGGGTTGTACCGCCCGCCGTACCGTCTGAGCGCCACAGTTCTCGGCCATCACCCCGGCCATCATCCGCCGCAAAATAGAGGCGATCGTTGACCACAGCAAACTGAGCAGGACTCGATCCTTCATCGAAATTGGTGTTGATATCAGCGACCAGCCTTGTGCCAGCTGTCGTGCCATCCGAGCGCCAGAGTTCTCGACCATCACGCCCATCATCCGCCGCAAAGTACAGACGGTTGTCAAACTCAATTAAATCTGTTGGATTGGAGCCCACCTGTCCTGGATTGAGATCAACCGCTAACACAGGCCGGTTGCTATTGCTAACGCTATCAAGCCGCCAGAGTTCTCGACCATCCCGCCCGTTATCCGCCGCAAAGTAAAGGCGATCGCCCACCACCGTTAGCTCACTAGGGGATGACGATAGGTCTCCAGGATTTAAATCCGCTACCTGGACGGTTCCAGCAATCGTTCCATTGCTGCGCCATAGTTCAACACCATCCCGCCCATTACTGGCAGAAAAATAAAGCGCGTTGTCAAACTCCACCAGCCAATTGGGGCTCGAACTTCCTGTACCTCGATTAATATCTGCAACTTGACTGACCTGATTGTTTTCAGTCACGCGCCACAGTTCTCGCCCTGTACGGCCATCATCGGCAGCAAAATACAGAGTATCACCTACCACTGCAAAACTAGAGGGGCTAGAACTGTCCTGTCCTCGGTTAATATCTGCAACCAGTTGAGTGCCATTGCGAGTGCCATCTGTCCGCCAAAGCTCAATCCCCTCACCGGTACCATCATCGGCAGAGAAATAGATGAAATTATTGAATACCGTGAGATTGGTAGGATTCGATGACTCCGCCCCTCGATTAATATCTACGACCAGTTGGGTACCCGCGTTGGTGCCATCCGATCGCCACAACTCGCGACCATTACGGCCATCATCGGCAGAAAAATAGAGATCATCATTCAGAACCACGAAGTCTGTACGAAGGGCAAGAGCAGACAGTTCCCCCGGATTAATATCCCGCACCAACACTGAGTTTTGTCCCCCAATGCCGCCACCGCCACCATTGGGCGGTGGTTCTGGATCATCAATGGTTCTGGGCGCACGGGCCGATGCCATTCTTAAGGTGTAGGACGTCGGCCGACGACCCCGCGTAAACACTCGCATGTAATAGACACCGGGCGGCAAAGGCGGCCGTCGAGGTGATTGATCGTCATTAGCCCCTAGGCGGATTAGTTCCACCTGTGTGCCTTTACGAATCGATCGCGCCACTACTTGGCGATTGCGATTAAATAGAACAAGATCTACGTTGGCTTGCAGGTTATAAAGATCCGCATAAAAGAAACTGCGGTTGCGATTGGTGCGGAACTTAAACCAGTCACTGCGGCTGCTTGGCCCGAGGTTATTCTCAAACTCCCTCAAAACATTGCTGATGTTAACCAGCGGGGCCGATTCAAAGGTATTTCCTGGGTTAGTGCTCATAGAGCGTCCTTGCGTGGCAGGTCTATAAAAATAGGGTAGCTTTGAGGCTGAAACCCAGAGCTACCCACGTTAGTTGATATCAACAATCGAGATGCCCCGATGCTAACGCAGCGGCATACCCTGTTGGCGAAGAACTTCCTGGACGTCTTGTCCTGGAGAATAGCGATAGCCAAAGTTGGATAGATCTGAGTCATCCAAAATTTGCGGCGTTACTAAAACCACCACCTCTTGGCGAGAGTTTTCACGATTGGTGCTTCTAAACAGCGCACCCAAGATGGGAATATCTCCCAAAATTGGTACCTTGCTCACCTCAACGCGATCGCTATCTTGAATAATCCCAGCCAGGATCAACGTTTGCCCATCCCGCATCCGAATCCGTTCAGTACGTACGGTGCGTTCTTGCAAGAGAACAATATCCCCATCCCGCTCAGTGCTGAACACTTGGGAAATTGAAGACACAGTTGGCTCCACAGACATCGTCACAAAGCCATTATCATCAATCCGTTCAACAATAATGTCGAGAATGAGACCTGCATCGTTAATGATGGGCTCAGAGGATGTGACGGCACCAGTCTCATCCGTAGAGATTCGGGAACCGCCATACACTTGGGACGTTAATTGAACCGTAGCACGTGATCCCTCTTGGACGGTAAGCGTCGGATCGGTCAGGATTTTTGCGTTGCCGCTAATCACCTGAGCCTGCAAGTCAAACAGGAAATCCCGGGTGTATTGATAGAGCTGAGGAAGGGCAACCTCAAAGGTGCCGCCATCCCTCGGATCAAAATCCGTGATACCGGGCTGCAGCGGGTTAGAGTTGGTGCCAAAGTTGGGGCGCGGCAAGCCTCCTTCAGGGAAAGACGACGGATCAATGGGTAGGAACCGGCGCTCAGTGACAAACTGCCCTGGGTTATTGGGATCAGGCACTGTCACCTCAAATTCACCGAAGAATTGGTCTGGGCTGCCTGTACTTTGGTTGGCCCCAAAGGGTGCATTAGACTGAGCATCTAGGAAAGGCTCAACAGTCACACCATCTGGATACAGACCACCGGTAATCGGACGGTTAAGGCGACTGTTGTTGAGATCGCTAATGCTAGGTGGACGGGCTTCTCCATAGCGAGCCCCCAGGGATCCACCATCACTCACAAAGAAGCCGTCACCAATACCGAAGGAGAAACTGGTGGAAAAGTCTTCTGTCGCTAGCAGGTTAACGTCCACTACCTTCACATTGATAGCCACTTGACGGCGTCGGAGATCGAGCTGAGCTAGTAGATCCGTAGCTGTCTGCACCCGGCGGGGAGATCCTACTAGGGTGATGGCATTGAGTCGGTTATCAGTAGTCACCGATAAACCTTGCAGCAACAAGGGACTTTCCCCAGGCTGGACTTCCACGGCCACAATCTGAGGTGGCTCTAGAATCTCAACGGTTCGGGCAGCAGCTCCTTCTCCAATGGTTTCAATTCGCACGGCTTGGAAGGCTTGACGCGACTCTGCCCCTTGGGTTGCTAAGAAGTTAGCAGCTTCAGCAGCCGTCACCTGGTTGAGGCGCAGGGTGC contains:
- the cobS gene encoding adenosylcobinamide-GDP ribazoletransferase — protein: MAFDPLNGGAWKAIAAAIASFPRQLLAALLFYTQLPLTPGTTLAFDRVSCWAPVVGVLLGVGLGLGDSLLAVWLPDLLRSSLVVCVWLWITGGLHLDGAMDTADGLAVAPDRRLSVMADSASGAFAVMVAIAILLLKTTALASLPQGQLLALTAAAGWGRWGQQVAIAYYPYLKATGKGALHQAALRSVWDLLPGLLLLLGVCALPLGTGSAAWPLTLLALTGGAIAPLVAYG
- the tgt gene encoding tRNA guanosine(34) transglycosylase Tgt codes for the protein MGFSFECQGQCSTTHARAGVFHTPHGAVETPRFMPVGTLANVKTVTPAQLKATGAQMVLANTYHLHLQPGEEIVEEAGGLHQFMQWHGPMLTDSGGFQVFSLSDMRVIEEEGVTFRSPRDGRMIHLTPERSIQIQNALGADVIMAFDECPPYPATYEAVAAATERTYRWLKRCITAHQRPDQALFGIVQGGVHLDLRQQAARNLVELDLPGYAIGGVSVGEPAEFIEPIVKATAPLLPLNKPRYLMGVGSYREMAQAIAAGVDLFDCVIPTRLGRHGNALVKGDRWNLKNARFRRDYEPVDAECPCYTCQTFTRAYICHLLRSQEALAYTLISIHNITELIRFTQRIRESILSDRFTTDFAHWLQPKGDR
- a CDS encoding ELWxxDGT repeat protein; its protein translation is MSTNPGNTFESAPLVNISNVLREFENNLGPSSRSDWFKFRTNRNRSFFYADLYNLQANVDLVLFNRNRQVVARSIRKGTQVELIRLGANDDQSPRRPPLPPGVYYMRVFTRGRRPTSYTLRMASARAPRTIDDPEPPPNGGGGGIGGQNSVLVRDINPGELSALALRTDFVVLNDDLYFSADDGRNGRELWRSDGTNAGTQLVVDINRGAESSNPTNLTVFNNFIYFSADDGTGEGIELWRTDGTRNGTQLVADINRGQDSSSPSSFAVVGDTLYFAADDGRTGRELWRVTENNQVSQVADINRGTGSSSPNWLVEFDNALYFSASNGRDGVELWRSNGTIAGTVQVADLNPGDLSSSPSELTVVGDRLYFAADNGRDGRELWRLDSVSNSNRPVLAVDLNPGQVGSNPTDLIEFDNRLYFAADDGRDGRELWRSDGTTAGTRLVADINTNFDEGSSPAQFAVVNDRLYFAADDGRGDGRELWRSDGTAGGTTQVDDIGGDQGSNPSSLIGIDDVLYFVANDGTRGLELWRFNT
- a CDS encoding AMIN domain-containing protein, translating into MKRLLGLSSVVASGMMVAMTAQPASAQPTRVTGVQVTEASNGVEVVLQTQEGDRPQVFTIAQGNTLVSDIINTQLQLPEGNGYLQNNPAPGIASVSVTQVDENSIRLSITSASDSAPSGQVRQADNSIVFDFANAGATAQAPAPAPAPAPAPPPQVAPAPPPSIAQMPSPSPVLVPNPELFIDGVPVLNPAQGFTPPLQSRAVAPPLGDIAVSTLDTSRDRIDLATTERVPRLVLRDAPVRDVLSLLARAANLNIAYIGEIPGINADDGQASGDEDAEEVRISLDIENEPVQDVFNYVLRISGLEANREGRTIFVGPRLPDDARNIIARTLRLNQVTAAEAANFLATQGAESRQAFQAVRIETIGEGAAARTVEILEPPQIVAVEVQPGESPLLLQGLSVTTDNRLNAITLVGSPRRVQTATDLLAQLDLRRRQVAINVKVVDVNLLATEDFSTSFSFGIGDGFFVSDGGSLGARYGEARPPSISDLNNSRLNRPITGGLYPDGVTVEPFLDAQSNAPFGANQSTGSPDQFFGEFEVTVPDPNNPGQFVTERRFLPIDPSSFPEGGLPRPNFGTNSNPLQPGITDFDPRDGGTFEVALPQLYQYTRDFLFDLQAQVISGNAKILTDPTLTVQEGSRATVQLTSQVYGGSRISTDETGAVTSSEPIINDAGLILDIIVERIDDNGFVTMSVEPTVSSISQVFSTERDGDIVLLQERTVRTERIRMRDGQTLILAGIIQDSDRVEVSKVPILGDIPILGALFRSTNRENSRQEVVVLVTPQILDDSDLSNFGYRYSPGQDVQEVLRQQGMPLR